One Alkaliphilus sp. B6464 genomic window carries:
- a CDS encoding helix-turn-helix domain-containing protein has protein sequence MEDRELRKVFHNAQNGDKDSIQKILEMFQPLVHKNSFIDGKFDEDCFQELNIKLINCIKSFEFSPIPVEDVYKAFEELLSYKE, from the coding sequence ATGGAAGATAGAGAATTACGGAAAGTTTTTCACAATGCACAAAATGGGGATAAGGATTCTATACAAAAAATACTAGAAATGTTTCAGCCTTTAGTTCATAAAAATAGCTTTATAGATGGAAAATTTGATGAAGACTGTTTTCAAGAGCTAAATATTAAACTTATAAACTGTATAAAGTCTTTTGAGTTTTCACCTATACCTGTAGAGGATGTATATAAAGCCTTTGAAGAATTACTATCGTATAAAGAATAA